From the genome of Hemiscyllium ocellatum isolate sHemOce1 chromosome 6, sHemOce1.pat.X.cur, whole genome shotgun sequence:
tggcgctctctctggcgctctctcgctctctctggcgctctctctggcgctctctcgctctcgctcactctcaagcactcactcgctctctggcgctctctctggcgctctctctggcgctctctcgcgctcttgctctctcgcgctcttgctctctcgcgctctctcgcgctctctcgcgctctcgcgctctcgctctctcgctctctcgcgctctcaagcactctctcgctctctctggcgctctctctggcgctctctctggcgctctctctggcgctctcaagcactctctggcgctctctctggcgctctctgtggcgctctctggcgctctctcgctctcgctctcgctctcgctcactctcaagcactcactcgctctctggcgctctctctggcgctctctcgcgctctcgctctctcgcgctctcccgctctctctggcgctctctcgctctctctggcgctctctctggcgctctctcgctctcgctctcgctcactctcaagcactcactcgctctctggcgctctctctggcgctctctctggcgctctctcgcgctcttgctctctcgcgctcttgctctctcgcgctctctcgcgctctctcgcgctctctcgctctctctcgctctctcgcgctctcgctctctcgcgctctcgcgctctcgctctctcgctctctcgcgctctcgctctctcgctctctcgctctctcgctctctcgctctctcgctctctcgctctctcgcgctctcgcgctctcgctctctcgcgctctcgctctctcgctctctcgctctctcgcgctctcgcgctcCCGCGCTCTCaagcactctctcgctctctctggcgctctctctggcgctctctctggcgctctctctggcgctctctctggcgctctcaagcactctctggcgctctctcgctctctctggcgctctctctggcgctctctcgctctcgctctcgctcactctcaagcactcactcgctctctggcgctctctctggcgctctctctggcgctctctcgcgctcttgctctctcgctctctcgctctctctcgctctctcgctctctcgcgctctcgcgctctcgctctctcgcgctctcgctctctcgcgctctcgcgctctcgctctctctcaagcactcactcactcgctctctctcgctctctctcgctctctctggcgctctctcgctctctctggcgctctctcgctctctttctggtgctctctggcgctctctctggcgctctctctggcgctctctctggcgctctctcgctctctttctggTGCTCTCTGGCGCTCTTTCTGGCGCTCTTTCTGGCGCTCTTTCTGGCGCTCTTTCTGGCGCTCTTTCTGGCGCTCtttctggcgctctctctggcgctctctctggcgctctctctggcgctctctctggcgctctctcgctctcgctctcgctcaagcactcactcgctctctctcgctctctctggcgctctctcgctctctcgctctctctcactctctggcgctctctcgctctctcgctctctcgctctctcgctctcgctctctcgctctcgctctctcgctctcgctctcgctctctcgctctcgctctcgctctctcgctctcgctctcgctctcgctctctcgctctcgctctctcgctctcgctctcgctctctcgctctctctcaagcactcactcactcgctctctctcgctctctcgctctctctcactctcaagcactcactcactcgctctctctcgctctctcgctctctctcactctcaagcactcactcgcgctctctctcgctctctctggcgctctctcgctctctctggcgctctctcgctctctctggcgctctctcgctctctctggcgctctctcgctctctttctggcgctctctcgctctctctctcgctctctctctggcgctctctctggcgctctctctggcgctctctctggcgctctctctggcgctctctcactctcaagcactcactctctcgctctctctggcgctctcgctctcgcgctctcgcgctctcgctctctcgctctctcgctctctcgctctctcgctctctcgctctcgcgctctcgctctctcgctctctcgctctcgcgctctcgcgctctcgcgctctcgctctctcgcgctctcgctctctcgcgctctcgctctcgcgctctcgcgctctcgcgctctcgctctctcgcgctctcgctctctcgctctctcgcgctctcgctctctcgctctctcgctctctctcactctctggcgctctctcgctctctctcactctctggcgctctctcgctctcgctctctcgctctcgctctctctcgagcactcactctctctcaagcactcactcactcgctctctctcgctctctctcactctcaagcactcactcactcgctctctctcgctctctcgctctctctcactctcaagcactcactcgcgctctctctcgctctctggcgcgctctctggcgcgctctctggcgcgctctctggcgcgctctctggcgctctctctctcactcactcgctctctctggcgctctcgcgctctctctggcgctctctctcgctctctctggcgctctctcgctctctcgctctcgctctctctctctctctcactctcaagcactcactcgctctctctcgctctctctggcgctctctctggcgctctcgctctcgctcttgctctctctcactctcaagcactcactcactcgctctctctggcgctctctctggcgctctctctggcgctctctctggcgctctctctggcgctctctctggcgctctctcgctctcgctcgctctcaagcactcactctctcgctctctctggcgctctctctggcgctctctctggcgctctctctggcgcgctctcgctctctctcactctcaagcactcactctctctcgctctctctggcgctctctcgcgctctcgctctctcgctctcgctctcgctctctctcactctcaagcactcactcactcgctctctctcgctctctctggcgctctctcgctctctctggcgctctctcgctctct
Proteins encoded in this window:
- the LOC132816925 gene encoding putative uncharacterized protein DDB_G0271982, producing SERQRERESERQRERESEQRERESARESERERVSECLRVRERERQKERQKERQKERQKERQKERQKERQRAPERECQ